A DNA window from Gillisia sp. Hel1_33_143 contains the following coding sequences:
- a CDS encoding CusA/CzcA family heavy metal efflux RND transporter yields the protein MINKIISFSINNKFVVGLLIVALIGTGIWSMATINLGSVPDITNNQVQVITTAPNLGTEDIEQFVTYPVELAMANLPDVIELRSVSRFGLSVVTIVFEDDAGTYLPRQLVQEKLTAVSEEIPEGFGTPFMAPITTGLGEIYQYSLKVEKAYEGQYDAMELRTIQDWIVKRQMALVPGVVEVNAAGGFVKQYEVAINPDRLKSFGVTMGEVFEALKNNNANTGGAYIEKNHQANFIRGEGLARSLEDLENTVVTTQNGTPVLVGDLAEKVGFGNQVRYGAFTQDGKESVGGQILMLKGESPGEVIENVKTRIKEIQKSLPEGVYIEAFLDRSDLIGRTTSTVEKNLIEGSLIVIFVLILLLGSFRGGLITASVIPLSLLFAFILMKQFGVWANLMSLGAIDFGIIVDGAVIIVEGMVFHIHQRIKKSKAVINQAEMDEIAYESASTMMNSAFFGQLIILIVFTPILFLTGVEGKMFRPMAFTFGFAVLGAIILCLTYVPMISALFLKPSKNQDGWFAKFENKIDKFSDRIMGGLNKTYKPLLSFSLRFRAGVVIGAVALLLIAGFIFSNMGGEFIPKFDEGDIAMQALIKPGSSLTESIEASKKLQNIIKEFPEVKTMISRIGVAEIPTDPMPMDIADSYIILEKDKSKWTTAETKEGLIEKIREKISVIPGVNFVFTQPVELRFNELLTGVREDVAIKLYGEDMGVLSDKIQEIAAVIRTVPGAADLNVEATSGLPQITVNYNRAKMAQYGLTVDKLNDYVSAAFSGEKAGVIFEGEKRFDVVIRLAKEYRQDINSLKNLYIDLPSGNQVPLKEVAEISYKPGPMQISRDNTYRRISVGVNVRGRDVKSMVEEIQQKLDAEVKLPPGYYVTYGGSFENLQRATDRLMIVVPIALALIFILLYFALGSFSQSIMIYMAVPLAAIGGVFALWIRGMPFSISAGVGFIVLFGVAVLNGLVLINKFNELKESGMTNIRDRIYEATHERLRPILLTATAAIMGFIPMAVSTSGGAEVQRPLATVVIGGLLTATLLTLVVLPVLYYWLEARKEKKDNDGDVSYINKRTSLIVVLLGLGGFLSSNTANAQETTLAQTITMEEAIDMAKKNYPSLKESRAFIEREQAMKGTSFDLGNTQVFTGKEEIGNGLPGVQTTIGFQQGNIDLLSGFSKSKFYKERVQLGEKFYALNEQQLVRNVMQAYDQINYNRAQLRFAEQLDSVYANFRTASQLRYDTGETGKLEFIAASSEYQQIQVLRQQAYDNIEIAKRALKQYLGIDQEIETVGLPYETMNYMAVLDSASVADNPLLQYSMQNAEVSKANIGVEKSQFLPKFNLSYGRQVVDDISGFNSYQAGISIPLWFLPQKSRVKAAKADARVAENQYLEQKAVTESRVSQLLKSLEKTQKTLNYYQEGALLLAEEQISTAELASKEGEIDYVNYITILNSAIRIKQNHLQFINQFNQQSIELQYQLGNL from the coding sequence ATGATTAATAAAATCATTTCATTTTCCATCAACAATAAATTTGTTGTGGGTCTTTTAATAGTAGCACTTATCGGTACCGGTATTTGGTCGATGGCCACTATAAATCTGGGCTCAGTTCCAGACATTACAAATAATCAAGTACAAGTAATTACCACAGCTCCCAACCTTGGGACTGAAGATATTGAGCAATTTGTGACATATCCTGTAGAGCTGGCAATGGCCAACCTTCCCGATGTGATAGAGCTACGTTCCGTATCTCGTTTTGGACTTTCTGTGGTAACCATCGTTTTTGAAGATGATGCGGGAACCTATCTTCCCAGACAACTGGTTCAGGAAAAGCTGACTGCGGTAAGCGAAGAAATTCCTGAAGGTTTCGGTACGCCTTTTATGGCGCCAATTACAACTGGGCTTGGAGAAATTTACCAATACTCTCTAAAAGTAGAAAAGGCTTATGAAGGGCAATATGACGCCATGGAACTCCGAACCATACAAGACTGGATTGTAAAACGACAAATGGCATTGGTTCCAGGCGTTGTGGAAGTAAATGCAGCTGGAGGATTTGTAAAACAATATGAAGTCGCTATTAACCCAGACAGACTTAAAAGTTTTGGTGTCACTATGGGTGAGGTCTTTGAAGCATTAAAGAATAATAATGCAAATACTGGAGGTGCCTATATAGAGAAAAACCATCAGGCCAACTTTATTCGGGGGGAAGGATTAGCCAGAAGTCTTGAAGATTTGGAAAATACCGTGGTGACCACTCAAAATGGCACACCTGTTTTAGTTGGGGATCTCGCTGAAAAAGTAGGATTCGGAAATCAAGTACGCTATGGTGCATTTACTCAGGATGGAAAGGAAAGCGTTGGGGGGCAAATTCTAATGCTTAAAGGTGAAAGCCCAGGCGAAGTTATTGAAAACGTAAAAACCCGTATCAAGGAAATTCAGAAGTCTTTACCTGAAGGGGTGTATATCGAAGCTTTCTTGGATAGAAGTGATTTGATAGGTCGTACAACAAGTACGGTAGAAAAAAATTTAATAGAAGGTTCGTTAATCGTAATATTTGTTTTGATTTTACTTTTGGGAAGTTTTCGTGGAGGCTTGATAACCGCCTCGGTAATTCCACTTTCCCTATTGTTTGCATTTATATTAATGAAACAATTCGGGGTATGGGCAAATTTAATGTCCTTGGGCGCTATTGATTTTGGAATCATCGTAGATGGTGCGGTAATTATTGTGGAAGGAATGGTATTCCATATTCATCAAAGGATAAAAAAATCCAAAGCAGTTATTAATCAAGCTGAAATGGATGAGATAGCATACGAGTCGGCAAGTACAATGATGAATTCTGCATTCTTTGGTCAATTAATTATTCTTATTGTGTTTACTCCTATATTATTCTTAACGGGGGTTGAAGGAAAAATGTTCCGACCAATGGCCTTTACTTTTGGTTTTGCAGTTTTAGGAGCTATAATACTTTGTTTGACCTATGTGCCGATGATTTCTGCTCTATTTCTAAAACCTTCCAAAAACCAAGATGGATGGTTTGCAAAATTTGAGAATAAAATAGATAAATTCAGTGATCGAATTATGGGTGGGCTTAATAAAACATATAAGCCTTTATTATCTTTCTCGCTTAGATTTAGAGCAGGTGTTGTTATTGGAGCGGTTGCTTTATTATTGATTGCTGGTTTTATATTCAGCAATATGGGTGGTGAATTTATTCCAAAATTTGATGAAGGTGATATTGCGATGCAAGCTCTTATTAAGCCAGGTAGCAGTCTTACAGAATCTATAGAAGCTTCCAAAAAGCTTCAAAACATCATAAAAGAATTTCCGGAAGTTAAAACAATGATTTCGCGTATTGGTGTAGCAGAAATTCCAACAGATCCAATGCCTATGGATATAGCCGATAGCTATATAATTCTGGAAAAAGACAAGAGCAAGTGGACAACTGCCGAAACCAAAGAGGGATTAATTGAGAAAATTCGAGAAAAAATTTCAGTCATTCCTGGGGTTAACTTTGTGTTTACACAACCCGTAGAGCTCCGCTTCAATGAATTATTGACAGGAGTTCGTGAAGATGTTGCCATAAAATTATATGGTGAAGATATGGGAGTACTGTCAGATAAGATCCAAGAAATTGCTGCAGTTATCAGAACAGTTCCTGGGGCTGCAGATCTTAATGTGGAGGCTACAAGTGGTCTACCGCAGATTACGGTGAACTACAACAGGGCAAAAATGGCACAATATGGACTTACTGTTGATAAACTCAATGATTACGTAAGCGCAGCTTTTTCTGGAGAGAAAGCAGGAGTAATTTTTGAAGGTGAAAAACGATTTGATGTGGTTATCCGCCTAGCAAAAGAATACCGACAAGACATCAATAGCTTAAAAAATCTTTATATCGATTTGCCCAGTGGTAACCAAGTTCCTTTAAAAGAGGTGGCGGAGATTAGCTATAAACCTGGACCTATGCAAATATCGAGAGATAATACTTATAGGCGTATTTCTGTGGGGGTCAATGTTAGAGGTCGTGACGTGAAATCGATGGTTGAGGAAATTCAACAAAAACTCGATGCTGAAGTAAAACTTCCACCTGGATATTACGTAACCTACGGAGGTTCTTTTGAGAATCTACAACGCGCGACCGACCGGTTGATGATCGTGGTGCCTATAGCCTTGGCACTCATATTTATACTGTTATATTTTGCCCTTGGTTCATTTTCGCAATCCATTATGATTTATATGGCCGTTCCTCTTGCCGCCATTGGTGGGGTGTTCGCATTATGGATACGCGGGATGCCCTTTAGTATCTCGGCAGGTGTAGGCTTTATAGTGCTCTTTGGGGTTGCCGTATTAAATGGCCTCGTCCTCATCAATAAATTCAATGAACTCAAAGAAAGTGGAATGACAAACATTAGAGACCGAATCTATGAAGCGACACACGAGAGGTTGCGCCCTATTCTTTTAACGGCAACTGCTGCTATAATGGGCTTTATCCCAATGGCGGTTTCCACATCAGGTGGTGCAGAAGTACAGCGACCATTGGCAACGGTGGTTATTGGGGGCTTACTAACGGCAACCTTATTAACCTTGGTGGTTCTTCCTGTTCTCTATTATTGGCTTGAAGCACGAAAAGAGAAAAAAGATAATGATGGCGATGTAAGCTATATCAATAAAAGAACTTCACTTATTGTCGTGCTTTTAGGCTTGGGAGGATTTTTATCTTCAAATACCGCGAATGCACAAGAAACGACTCTAGCCCAAACCATAACTATGGAGGAAGCTATTGATATGGCCAAAAAGAATTATCCTTCATTAAAGGAAAGTCGGGCATTTATTGAACGGGAGCAGGCTATGAAGGGCACTAGCTTCGACTTGGGAAACACCCAAGTGTTTACTGGAAAGGAAGAAATTGGCAATGGACTTCCTGGAGTGCAGACCACAATTGGGTTTCAACAGGGAAATATCGATTTGCTTTCGGGCTTTTCCAAATCCAAGTTTTATAAGGAAAGGGTTCAATTGGGAGAAAAGTTTTATGCCTTAAATGAGCAACAGTTGGTGCGCAATGTGATGCAAGCCTATGACCAAATTAACTATAATAGGGCACAATTGCGTTTTGCAGAACAATTGGACAGCGTTTATGCCAATTTTAGGACTGCATCCCAATTGCGGTATGACACTGGTGAAACTGGAAAACTGGAATTTATTGCAGCCTCCTCCGAATATCAACAAATACAAGTATTGCGGCAACAGGCCTATGACAATATTGAAATTGCCAAAAGAGCCTTAAAGCAATATTTGGGAATTGATCAAGAAATCGAAACAGTAGGATTGCCGTACGAAACGATGAATTATATGGCAGTGCTTGATTCGGCATCCGTAGCTGACAATCCATTATTACAGTATTCAATGCAAAATGCTGAAGTAAGCAAGGCAAATATTGGTGTGGAAAAATCACAGTTTTTACCCAAGTTCAACCTTTCCTATGGAAGGCAAGTCGTTGATGACATATCTGGTTTTAACTCCTATCAGGCCGGTATTAGTATCCCGCTTTGGTTCTTACCACAAAAATCAAGGGTCAAGGCCGCTAAGGCAGATGCGAGGGTTGCTGAAAATCAATACTTAGAGCAAAAAGCGGTTACCGAAAGCAGGGTTTCACAACTTTTAAAATCCTTGGAAAAAACTCAAAAAACCTTGAATTACTATCAGGAAGGGGCATTGCTTTTGGCAGAAGAGCAAATATCTACAGCAGAACTAGCTTCAAAGGAAGGTGAAATAGATTATGTGAACTATATCACGATCCTGAATAGTGCCATTAGGATCAAGCAAAACCATTTACAATTTATAAATCAGTTTAACCAGCAGTCCATTGAGCTGCAATACCAATTGGGTAATTTATAA
- a CDS encoding (2Fe-2S) ferredoxin domain-containing protein — MEDSNNNKPVIYQCNGANCRKKKGKRLEYYIKKYNLKDKIEVDKMDCNDRCQQAPVLHLHPSDIWFSEKDLGTIFKRYILNKKSN; from the coding sequence ATGGAAGATTCTAACAATAATAAACCCGTCATTTATCAGTGTAACGGTGCAAACTGCCGAAAGAAAAAAGGAAAGCGTTTAGAATACTATATAAAGAAATATAACTTGAAAGATAAAATTGAAGTTGATAAAATGGATTGCAACGATAGATGCCAACAGGCTCCTGTACTTCATCTTCATCCAAGCGATATATGGTTTTCGGAAAAAGATTTAGGAACAATCTTTAAGAGATATATTCTAAATAAAAAATCCAATTAG
- a CDS encoding MFS transporter: MKIDKVISRLTEPFQALQNKLFAKVYLAQTISLLGDAFTWVGLALLAYQFGEGRAAIILATALTLRVTAFIIFSPFAGVLADRIDRKKILYTAHFIRMGLVALLPFITAEWQIYVLVFLMNVFNAFFSPTYRSIIPQIVDKKLYRQAIGLSAATYQLLGVLGPGLAGILAVWLGAREIFLVDAATFIVAGILLLTLPKDFLNVPKEDIPKEQLTTWQDVTKGIRLLFQNKYIRFALFIELVTAMAGAFILVNTIILVKSGLDLTDKDYGLIMAAFGIGATVAAFISGAIDKSKSREVSLVLGALVLALAISAANYLNFSLLFVFWIFAGLGQSLAEIPSETLIGENIPDSEQGKVYGSHFAFSHLWWAFAYPIAGFLGTYFPEKEFLYGGIITLSLLIIVFLFLRPKENVRNSDQIKSKAIIH; this comes from the coding sequence ATGAAAATTGACAAGGTAATATCCAGATTAACAGAACCCTTTCAGGCGCTGCAAAATAAGTTGTTTGCGAAAGTGTATCTCGCACAGACCATTAGCCTGTTGGGTGATGCCTTTACTTGGGTTGGATTGGCATTATTAGCCTATCAATTTGGGGAAGGAAGGGCAGCTATAATTTTGGCTACGGCACTCACATTGCGGGTAACCGCCTTTATCATCTTTTCACCTTTTGCAGGTGTACTTGCAGACCGGATAGATCGAAAAAAGATTCTGTACACGGCCCACTTTATTAGGATGGGACTTGTCGCCTTGCTACCGTTCATTACCGCCGAATGGCAAATCTATGTCTTGGTATTCCTTATGAATGTTTTTAATGCTTTTTTTAGTCCTACTTATAGGTCTATAATTCCACAGATAGTTGACAAGAAATTATATCGGCAAGCTATTGGTCTATCGGCTGCCACGTATCAGTTATTGGGAGTTTTAGGGCCAGGATTGGCAGGTATCCTTGCAGTTTGGTTGGGTGCTCGCGAAATATTTTTGGTTGATGCAGCTACATTTATTGTCGCGGGCATTTTGCTTTTAACCCTTCCAAAAGATTTCTTGAATGTACCTAAGGAAGATATTCCGAAGGAACAACTTACAACTTGGCAAGATGTAACCAAGGGCATCAGACTTTTGTTTCAAAACAAATACATACGTTTTGCGCTTTTCATAGAACTGGTAACAGCGATGGCCGGAGCTTTTATATTGGTGAATACAATCATTCTTGTAAAAAGTGGACTAGATCTTACCGATAAGGATTATGGCTTAATTATGGCTGCCTTCGGTATTGGTGCAACAGTCGCTGCTTTCATTTCTGGTGCTATAGATAAATCTAAATCGAGGGAGGTTTCCTTAGTATTGGGAGCATTAGTATTGGCTCTAGCAATTAGTGCCGCAAATTACCTGAATTTTTCCCTGCTCTTTGTCTTTTGGATCTTTGCTGGTTTGGGACAAAGTCTTGCAGAAATACCTTCAGAAACACTTATTGGAGAAAATATTCCAGATAGTGAACAGGGGAAAGTATATGGCTCCCATTTTGCCTTTTCACATCTATGGTGGGCATTCGCATATCCCATAGCCGGATTTTTGGGAACTTACTTCCCTGAAAAAGAATTTCTATATGGTGGAATTATTACGCTGTCCTTACTTATAATTGTTTTTCTGTTTCTTAGACCAAAAGAAAATGTTAGAAATTCAGATCAAATAAAATCAAAGGCAATTATACATTAA
- a CDS encoding HupE/UreJ family protein: MKIKKIISFLVLTVVCALCTTAFAHGVDENTQTFLLGNNGVAFGPFLYIGAKHMITGYDHLLFLVGVIFFLYKPKEVLLYVSFFTIGHSTTLLLGVLADININAYLIDAIIALSIVYKGFDNLGGFKQFFGKQPNTKAAVLIFGLFHGFGLASKLQEFKFDREGLFTNLIGFNIGVEIGQFIALAVVLILITVWRRQPSFMKFSTITNTALMAAGFLLLGFQLTGYFTS; this comes from the coding sequence ATGAAAATAAAAAAGATAATATCCTTTCTGGTATTGACTGTCGTTTGCGCACTTTGCACTACCGCATTTGCGCACGGTGTCGATGAAAACACACAAACCTTTTTGCTAGGAAACAATGGTGTTGCCTTCGGACCCTTTTTGTATATAGGAGCAAAACATATGATTACAGGTTATGATCATTTACTATTCTTAGTTGGTGTTATATTCTTTCTATATAAACCAAAAGAAGTGCTATTATATGTTAGTTTTTTTACAATTGGTCACAGTACCACTTTACTTTTAGGTGTTTTAGCCGATATCAACATTAATGCATACTTAATCGATGCAATTATAGCGCTATCTATCGTATACAAAGGATTCGATAATTTAGGCGGATTTAAGCAATTCTTTGGTAAGCAACCCAATACAAAGGCAGCGGTTTTGATATTCGGTCTGTTTCACGGTTTTGGTCTTGCGAGTAAATTACAAGAATTCAAATTTGATAGAGAAGGATTGTTTACCAACCTCATAGGCTTCAATATTGGTGTAGAAATAGGACAATTTATTGCTTTAGCGGTAGTATTGATTCTTATAACGGTATGGAGAAGACAACCTAGTTTTATGAAATTTTCAACAATTACAAATACAGCACTTATGGCCGCTGGATTTTTACTGCTCGGCTTTCAATTAACAGGCTACTTTACATCTTAA
- a CDS encoding PepSY domain-containing protein, with amino-acid sequence MAVKNTRKKQAKLLRNTRKIHRIMGIFLFVFFIFISVSGVLLGWKKHSGGVLLPATTKGTSSKLVEWLPLADLEQKAFKVLHDSVGKTLSLELDRIDIRKEKGIVKFIFAEHLNSIQLDGATGDLLQIGIRRADFVEQVHDGSILDDYFKTPNGIIKVSYTSIMGVSLFLFSVTGFWLWYGPKRMKNKARK; translated from the coding sequence ATGGCAGTAAAAAATACGCGAAAGAAACAAGCCAAACTGCTACGCAATACGCGAAAAATACATCGCATTATGGGTATTTTCCTATTCGTATTTTTTATTTTTATATCGGTATCTGGTGTATTATTGGGATGGAAGAAGCACAGCGGCGGGGTGTTGTTGCCGGCAACTACTAAGGGAACTTCTTCGAAATTGGTAGAATGGCTGCCTCTGGCAGATTTAGAGCAGAAAGCCTTTAAAGTGCTTCATGACTCTGTAGGAAAAACACTTTCCCTAGAACTGGACCGCATAGATATAAGAAAAGAAAAAGGCATTGTGAAATTCATTTTTGCAGAGCATCTCAACAGTATTCAACTGGATGGTGCCACCGGAGATTTGTTGCAGATAGGAATTCGACGAGCCGACTTTGTAGAGCAGGTTCACGACGGCTCTATTCTGGACGATTATTTTAAAACGCCTAATGGAATCATAAAAGTGAGTTATACCAGCATTATGGGCGTTTCCCTCTTTCTGTTCTCAGTAACTGGTTTCTGGCTCTGGTATGGGCCAAAACGCATGAAAAACAAAGCGAGGAAATAA